From a region of the Impatiens glandulifera chromosome 4, dImpGla2.1, whole genome shotgun sequence genome:
- the LOC124934790 gene encoding zinc finger protein ZIC 2-like, which produces MKAYAIALIVCSSVIAALILLCCFLKNRFKKKPKTVFAPATTTTNYRPPPSRPVERDVEKGLDKPKTSRTKDGGMLILAGAGAAVAAAAVTTAVVTSSSGYDGGGGGGDGGGGGGCGGGCGGGGCGGGCGG; this is translated from the coding sequence atgaaaGCATACGCCATTGCCCTCATAGTTTGTTCCTCTGTGATTGCAGCTTTGATCCTATTATGTTGTTTCTTAAAAAATAGGTTTAAAAAGAAGCCAAAAACGGTATTTGCCCCCGCCACTACAACCACCAATTATAGGCCTCCTCCTTCCCGTCCGGTCGAAAGGGATGTTGAGAAGGGACTAGACAAGCCAAAAACAAGCCGCACCAAGGATGGTGGCATGCTTATTTTGGCCGGGGCTGGTGCTGCCGTAGCTGCTGCAGCCGTAACAACAGCTGTTGTCACTAGCAGCAGCGGTTATGATGGAGGCGGCGGCGGTGGGGATGGAGGCGGCGGTGGTGGTTGTGGAGGTGGGTGTGGAGGTGGTGGTTGTGGAGGTGGGTGCGGAGGATGA